A single Lolium perenne isolate Kyuss_39 chromosome 6, Kyuss_2.0, whole genome shotgun sequence DNA region contains:
- the LOC127306544 gene encoding polyamine transporter PUT1 isoform X1, with the protein MAGTQRSEVALAAAVRDPPPTPPSSSSGSADIGQEQKPAQNAEPATCAEPPMGAEEGTEHQGLPDSSGGAPSLRKLSMVPLIFIIFYEVSGGPFGIEDTVGAAGPLLAIVGFLALPVIWSIPEALITAELGTMFPENSGFVVWVASALGPYWGFQQGWMKWLSGVIDNALYPVLFLDYLKSAVPALGGGAPRAVSVVGLTALLTLLNYRGLTVVGWAAICIGVFSLTPFLVMGLISIPKLRPARWLAVDLHDVDWNLYLNTLFWNLNYWDSVSTISGEVKNPGKTLPKALFYAVIFVVVGYLYPLLAGTGAVPLDRGQWTDGYFADIAKLLGGAWLMWWVQAAAAVSNMGLFVAEMSSDSYQLLGMAERGMLPAFFAWRSRYGTPLIGILFSASGVLLLSTMSFQEIVAAENFLYCFGMLMEFLSFVLLRVRMPDAPRPYRVPLGTAGCVAMLVPATALIAAVLALSTLKVALISLGAVAVGLVLQPALRFVEKKRWLRFSVNPDLPGIDVTHQPVAPDDPLVV; encoded by the exons ATGGCCGGCACCCAGCGGTCGGAGGTGGCGCTTGCAGCGGCGGTACGGGacccgccgccgacgccgccgtCATCGAGCTCCGGCTCGGCCGACATAGGACAAGAG CAGAAGCCCGCCCAGAATGCCGAGCCGGCGACCTGCGCGGAGCCACCGATGGGCGCGGAGGAGGGCACGGAGCATCAGGGCCTCCCTGACAGCTCCGGAGGCGCGCCATCGCTCCGCAAACTGTCGATGGTCCCGctcatcttcatcatcttctACGAGGTCTCCGGCGGGCCGTTCGGGATCGAGGACACCGTGGGCGCGGCAGGGCCGCTCCTGGCCATCGTCGGGTTCCTGGCCCTCCCCGTCATCTGGAGCATACCGGAGGCGCTGATCACGGCGGAGCTGGGCACCATGTTCCCCGAGAACAGCGGGTTCGTCGTGTGGGTGGCCTCGGCGCTGGGCCCGTACTGGGGTTTCCAGCAGGGGTGGATGAAGTGGCTCAGCGGCGTCATCGACAACGCTCTGTACCCGGTCctattcctggactacctcaagtCCGCCGTCCCCGCTCTGGGCGGAGGCGCGCCGAGGGCGGTGTCCGTCGTCGGCCTAACGGCGCTGCTGACGCTGCTAAACTACCGGGGGCTCACCGTGGTGGGGTGGGCGGCCATCTGCATCGGGGTGTTCTCCCTCACGCCTTTCCTCGTCATGGGGCTCATCTCCATCCCCAAGCTCCGGCCGGCGCGATGGCTCGCGGTGGACCTCCACGACGTCGACTGGAACCTGTACCTGAACACTCTGTTCTGGAACCTCAACTACTGGGACTCCGTCAGCACGATATCCGGAGAGGTGAAGAACCCCGGCAAGACTCTGCCCAAGGCGCTGTTCTACGCGGTCATCTTCGTGGTGGTCGGCTACCTGTACCCGCTCCTCGCGGGGACCGGGGCAGTGCCGCTGGACAGGGGGCAGTGGACAGACGGCTACTTCGCGGACATCGCGAAGCTGCTGGGCGGCGCGTGGCTCATGTGGTGggtgcaggcggcggcggcggtgtcgaaCATGGGGTTGTTCGTGGCGGAGATGAGCAGCGACTCGTACCAGCTCCTGGGCATGGCGGAGCGGGGCATGCTGCCTGCCTTCTTCGCGTGGCGGTCGAGGTACGGGACGCCGCTGATCGGCATCCTCTTCTCGGCCTCCGGCGTGCTGCTGCTGTCGACCATGAGCTTCCAGGAGATCGTGGCGGCCGAGAACTTCCTCTACTGCTTCGGCATGCTGATGGAGTTCCTGTCGTTCGTGCTGCTGCGGGTGAGGATGCCCGACGCCCCGCGGCCGTACAGGGTGCCGCTGGGCACGGCCGGGTGCGTGGCCATGCTGGTGCCCGCGACGGCGCTGATCGCGGCGGTGCTGGCGCTGTCTACGCTGAAGGTGGCGCTGATCAGCCTCGGGGCGGTGGCCGTCGGGCTTGTGCTGCAGCCTGCGCTGAGGTTCGTGGAGAAGAAGCGGTGGCTCAGGTTCTCCGTCAACCCGGACCTCCCGGGGATTGACGTGACCCACCAGCCGGTCGCGCCGGACGACCCGTTGGTCGTGTAG
- the LOC127306544 gene encoding polyamine transporter PUT1 isoform X2, whose product MAGTQRSEVALAAAVRDPPPTPPSSSSGSADIGQEKPAQNAEPATCAEPPMGAEEGTEHQGLPDSSGGAPSLRKLSMVPLIFIIFYEVSGGPFGIEDTVGAAGPLLAIVGFLALPVIWSIPEALITAELGTMFPENSGFVVWVASALGPYWGFQQGWMKWLSGVIDNALYPVLFLDYLKSAVPALGGGAPRAVSVVGLTALLTLLNYRGLTVVGWAAICIGVFSLTPFLVMGLISIPKLRPARWLAVDLHDVDWNLYLNTLFWNLNYWDSVSTISGEVKNPGKTLPKALFYAVIFVVVGYLYPLLAGTGAVPLDRGQWTDGYFADIAKLLGGAWLMWWVQAAAAVSNMGLFVAEMSSDSYQLLGMAERGMLPAFFAWRSRYGTPLIGILFSASGVLLLSTMSFQEIVAAENFLYCFGMLMEFLSFVLLRVRMPDAPRPYRVPLGTAGCVAMLVPATALIAAVLALSTLKVALISLGAVAVGLVLQPALRFVEKKRWLRFSVNPDLPGIDVTHQPVAPDDPLVV is encoded by the exons ATGGCCGGCACCCAGCGGTCGGAGGTGGCGCTTGCAGCGGCGGTACGGGacccgccgccgacgccgccgtCATCGAGCTCCGGCTCGGCCGACATAGGACAAGAG AAGCCCGCCCAGAATGCCGAGCCGGCGACCTGCGCGGAGCCACCGATGGGCGCGGAGGAGGGCACGGAGCATCAGGGCCTCCCTGACAGCTCCGGAGGCGCGCCATCGCTCCGCAAACTGTCGATGGTCCCGctcatcttcatcatcttctACGAGGTCTCCGGCGGGCCGTTCGGGATCGAGGACACCGTGGGCGCGGCAGGGCCGCTCCTGGCCATCGTCGGGTTCCTGGCCCTCCCCGTCATCTGGAGCATACCGGAGGCGCTGATCACGGCGGAGCTGGGCACCATGTTCCCCGAGAACAGCGGGTTCGTCGTGTGGGTGGCCTCGGCGCTGGGCCCGTACTGGGGTTTCCAGCAGGGGTGGATGAAGTGGCTCAGCGGCGTCATCGACAACGCTCTGTACCCGGTCctattcctggactacctcaagtCCGCCGTCCCCGCTCTGGGCGGAGGCGCGCCGAGGGCGGTGTCCGTCGTCGGCCTAACGGCGCTGCTGACGCTGCTAAACTACCGGGGGCTCACCGTGGTGGGGTGGGCGGCCATCTGCATCGGGGTGTTCTCCCTCACGCCTTTCCTCGTCATGGGGCTCATCTCCATCCCCAAGCTCCGGCCGGCGCGATGGCTCGCGGTGGACCTCCACGACGTCGACTGGAACCTGTACCTGAACACTCTGTTCTGGAACCTCAACTACTGGGACTCCGTCAGCACGATATCCGGAGAGGTGAAGAACCCCGGCAAGACTCTGCCCAAGGCGCTGTTCTACGCGGTCATCTTCGTGGTGGTCGGCTACCTGTACCCGCTCCTCGCGGGGACCGGGGCAGTGCCGCTGGACAGGGGGCAGTGGACAGACGGCTACTTCGCGGACATCGCGAAGCTGCTGGGCGGCGCGTGGCTCATGTGGTGggtgcaggcggcggcggcggtgtcgaaCATGGGGTTGTTCGTGGCGGAGATGAGCAGCGACTCGTACCAGCTCCTGGGCATGGCGGAGCGGGGCATGCTGCCTGCCTTCTTCGCGTGGCGGTCGAGGTACGGGACGCCGCTGATCGGCATCCTCTTCTCGGCCTCCGGCGTGCTGCTGCTGTCGACCATGAGCTTCCAGGAGATCGTGGCGGCCGAGAACTTCCTCTACTGCTTCGGCATGCTGATGGAGTTCCTGTCGTTCGTGCTGCTGCGGGTGAGGATGCCCGACGCCCCGCGGCCGTACAGGGTGCCGCTGGGCACGGCCGGGTGCGTGGCCATGCTGGTGCCCGCGACGGCGCTGATCGCGGCGGTGCTGGCGCTGTCTACGCTGAAGGTGGCGCTGATCAGCCTCGGGGCGGTGGCCGTCGGGCTTGTGCTGCAGCCTGCGCTGAGGTTCGTGGAGAAGAAGCGGTGGCTCAGGTTCTCCGTCAACCCGGACCTCCCGGGGATTGACGTGACCCACCAGCCGGTCGCGCCGGACGACCCGTTGGTCGTGTAG